GCGAACGATAAAGCCTGGGTGGCTGGCTTGCAGTGCTTCGACGAACGAGTAGGTGAGCGTGCCGTCGTCGTTGATTGCACGCCACATCAGGCCCTGGGTGATGCCGTTGACCCACATCGATGCGATGTACAGAACGGTACCGATGGTCGCGAGCCAGAAGTGCGTGTTGATCAGGCCGATGCTGTGCATCTGCACACGACCGAACAGTTTCGGGATCATGTGGTAGATCGCGCCGATCGAAATCATCGCCACCCAGCCAAGCGCGCCAGCGTGTACGTGGCCGATGGTCCAGTCGGTGTAGTGCGACAGCGAGTTGACGGTCTTGATGGCCATCATCGGGCCTTCGAAGGTCGACATGCCGTAGAACGCCAGCGACACCACGAGGAAGCGCAGGATCGGGTCGGTGCGCAGCTTATGCCAGGCGCCCGACAGGGTCATCATGCCGTTGATCATGCCGCCCCAGCTCGGAGCCAGCAGGATGATCGACATCGCCATGCCCAGGGACTGAGCCCAGTCCGGCAGTGCGGTGTAATGCAGGTGGTGCGGACCGGCCCAGATGTACAGGGTGATCAGCGCCCAGAAGTGCACGATCGACAGACGATAGGAGTAGATCGGACGCTCGGCCTGCTTCGGAACGAAGTAGTACATCATCCCCAGGAAGCCAGTGGTCAGGAAGAAGCCCACGGCATTGTGGCCGTACCACCACTGGATCATTGCGTCAGTCGCACCGGCGTAGGCCGAGTAGGACTTGAAGAAACTGACCGGCAGGGAGGCGTGGTTGACGATGTGCAGCATCGCCGTCACGACGATGAAGGCACCGTAGAACCAGTTACCGACATAGATGTGCTTGGTCTTGCGCTTGGTGATGGTGCCGAAGAACACCAGACCGTAAGTAACCCAGACGATGGCCAGCAGAATAGCCAGGGGCCATTCCAGTTCCGCGTATTCCTTGGTGGTGGTGTAACCCAGCGGCAAGGTCACGATCGCGCCGACGATCACCGCTTGCCAACCCCAGAAGGTGAAGGCCGCGAGGCTGTCGGAAATCAGTCGCGTTTGGCAGGTTCGCTGCACGACGTAATAGGAAGTGGCAAACAACGCACAACCACCGAAGGCGAAAATCACCAGGTTAGTGTGCAACGGGCGTAAGCGTCCAAAAGTCGTCCACGGCAG
The window above is part of the Pseudomonas sp. B21-048 genome. Proteins encoded here:
- the ccoN gene encoding cytochrome-c oxidase, cbb3-type subunit I gives rise to the protein MSTAISPTAYNYKVVRQFAIMTVVWGILGMGLGVFIASQLVWPELNFGLPWTTFGRLRPLHTNLVIFAFGGCALFATSYYVVQRTCQTRLISDSLAAFTFWGWQAVIVGAIVTLPLGYTTTKEYAELEWPLAILLAIVWVTYGLVFFGTITKRKTKHIYVGNWFYGAFIVVTAMLHIVNHASLPVSFFKSYSAYAGATDAMIQWWYGHNAVGFFLTTGFLGMMYYFVPKQAERPIYSYRLSIVHFWALITLYIWAGPHHLHYTALPDWAQSLGMAMSIILLAPSWGGMINGMMTLSGAWHKLRTDPILRFLVVSLAFYGMSTFEGPMMAIKTVNSLSHYTDWTIGHVHAGALGWVAMISIGAIYHMIPKLFGRVQMHSIGLINTHFWLATIGTVLYIASMWVNGITQGLMWRAINDDGTLTYSFVEALQASHPGFIVRALGGAFFASGMLFMAYNVWRTVRASNPAEAKAAEQIAVVGAH